The following proteins are co-located in the Chloroflexia bacterium SDU3-3 genome:
- the tuf gene encoding elongation factor Tu (EF-Tu; promotes GTP-dependent binding of aminoacyl-tRNA to the A-site of ribosomes during protein biosynthesis; when the tRNA anticodon matches the mRNA codon, GTP hydrolysis results; the inactive EF-Tu-GDP leaves the ribosome and release of GDP is promoted by elongation factor Ts; many prokaryotes have two copies of the gene encoding EF-Tu): GDNVEMDVELIVPVAIEDGLRFAIREGGRTVGSGVVTKIVE; this comes from the coding sequence GGGCGACAACGTCGAGATGGACGTCGAGCTGATCGTGCCGGTGGCGATCGAGGACGGTCTGCGCTTCGCGATCCGCGAGGGTGGCCGCACCGTTGGCTCGGGCGTCGTTACCAAGATCGTTGAGTAA
- the secE gene encoding preprotein translocase subunit SecE, whose translation MAVVKEKENRENLVVRTFRELRAEMKKVVWPTREETVRLTTVVVIVSAAISLLLFIADSIFQFLLLQLQNWAGRL comes from the coding sequence ATGGCGGTTGTCAAAGAAAAAGAGAATCGCGAAAATCTGGTTGTCCGCACATTTCGTGAGTTGCGTGCGGAGATGAAGAAGGTTGTTTGGCCGACACGCGAAGAGACGGTCCGCCTGACAACCGTTGTTGTTATTGTCTCAGCTGCTATTAGTCTTTTGCTTTTTATCGCCGACTCCATCTTTCAGTTCCTGCTGCTTCAGCTGCAGAACTGGGCTGGCAGGCTGTAG